The Geothrix sp. DNA segment AACTTCTTCAACGAGCTCACCGTGGCCATCCGGGCCAAGAACACCGAGCCCATGCGGAAGAAATACCAGCAGAACGACGTGCTGCTGCTGGACGACGTGCAGACTCTGGGGAAGATGGAGCGCACCCAGGAGGAGATCTTCCACATCCTCGAACACCTGCTGCAGCACGGGAAGCAGATCGTCATCACCTCGGACAAGCCCCCCCAGCGGCTGGAGGGCTGCCACGAGCGCCTGATCACGCGCTTCAAGTGGGGCCTGACGGCGGACATCCAGCCCCCGGACTTCGAAACCAGGATCGCGATCCTGAAGAAGAAGCTGGAGGACGTGGATTTCCGGCACGTCCCCACCATCCCCGAGGACGTCCTCACCTTCATCGCCCACAAGGCGAAGGGCAGCGTGCGCGACCTGGAGGGCTTCCTCACCCGGGTCATCTTCCAGGCCAGCCTCATCGGGGTGCCCCCCTCGCTGGAGGTGGCCCACGCCGCGTTCCAGGGCCAGAGCGGCGAGGAGCCGACCGCGCCCGTCCATCCGGATCGCATCTACCGCATGACGGCCGAGACCTTCAATGTGTCCTTCGTGGACCTCATGAAGAAGCGGTCCCGCCAGCAGGCCATCCTCCTCCCGCGCCAGGTGGCCATGTATCTCGCACGGGAGATCGCCTCCCTGCCCTTCGCGGACATCGGACGGGCCTTCAACATGCACCACTCCACCGTGATGAACGCCATTGATTCCGTCCGGGACCGCATGAAGCGCGATCCCGAATTCCACAAGATGGTCCAGGCACTCCTCAACAGCATCCACTGATTTGATTGGTATTGCGTCCTTATGCACAGACTCGGTCCCGATGGGATCCACAATGCCACCGCCAAGCGGGTTCCGGGGCTCGCCAGACCCGCTGTTCCGCGGGGTTCCAGGGGCTTTCCACAGCCTGTCCCGGGCAGTGAAACTCCGGTAGGATAGGACTTTGACTCGCCTTTCCACAGGTTGCCCAGGTCCTCAGCATCATCAAGGGTGATTCATGAATCTTCAGTTACAGGTTTCCAAGGATCGTCTGGACCGGACACTGGGTCTGCTGAAGCATGCCCTCGACCGCCGGGTAACCCTTCCGATCCTTCAGCACATCCTCGTGGACGTCCGCCCCAAGGAAGTGGTCCTGAAGGCCACGGACATGGAACTGGCCTTCGAGGCCACCGTGCCCGGTGAGGGGCAGGGCGAATGGACCATGGCCGTTCCGGGCAAGAAGTTCATCGAGACCGTGCGGGTCTTCCCCGAAGGCATCCTGAGCCTCGAGTGCCCCGACGCCGGTGGCCGCCTCTGGCTGCGGGCCAAGGGCATGAACTCCGAGCACAACATCCAGCCTGGCGAGGGCTTCCCCGAGCTTCCTGCACCGAGCAAGGAACTTCCGGTGGTGAAGATCCCCGTGCTCCGCTTCAAGCGGGCCATCCAGCTGGGTTCCATCGCGGTCAGCAAGGATGCCACCAAGCCCACCCTGTCGGCCGTGCTGGTACACCTGTCCAAGCACCACGTCCGCGTGGTCTCCACCGATGGCTTCCGCCTCGCGGTGGCCGAGGTGCCCTGCGACACGAAGCTCAAGGATGAGGTCCGCCTCATCGTGCCCAAGAGGGCCCTGGACCTGATCCCCACGCTGCTGGGCGATGAGGGCGAGGTGGAGCTCTGCTGGGACGGCACGACGCTGTTTCTGGATCAGCCCGGCCTGAAGTTCAGCACCCGCCTGGTGACCGGCAACTACCCCGCCTACGAGAAGGTGCTACCCGCCGAGTTGCCCAAGCGCGTGATCATGGACCGCGAGGTCTTCCTGCGAACCCTGCGTTTCGTGGGCCTGAAGAAGGACGACTACAACAAGAACGTGCGGCTGTTCTACGAATTCCCCAACCTCCGCACCGTATTCCAGCACCCCGACGAGGGCGTGAACCAGGCCACGCTGCCGTTCACGGGCGAGGAGCACCCCTTCGAGCTGGCCTTCAACATCGACTACCTCACGGAGCTGCTGGAGCGGCTGCCCGGCGAAGAGGTGGTCTACCAGTTCAAGGACGAGGTGGGGCAGGGCGTCTTCATGTCCCCCAGCCTCGAGGACTTCAGCTTCCGCTACGTCCTCATGCCCGTCCGCTTCGCCAACAGCGCCACCGCCTGAGCCGCGCTGGAACACCGCACTTCACCGTACCCAACCAAGTGAGTCTTGATGTCTGAAGAAGTCCTTAGCGCACGCGTGCACACCCCCCTGGAAACCGACAGCTACACCGCCGACAACATCACGGTTCTGAGAGACCTCGAGGCCGTCCGCAAGCGGCCCGGCATGTACATCGGCGATACCGACGATGGCAGCGGCCTCCACCACATGGTCTACGAGGTCGTGGACAACTCCGTGGACGAGGCCCTGGCGGGCTTCTGCAAGCGCGTGGACGTGATCCTGCACGGCGACGGCAGCTGCACGGTGGAGGACGACGGCCGCGGCATCCCCGTGGACATCCACAAGGAGGAGGGCCGCAGCGCCGCCGAAGTGATCATGACCGTGCTCCACGCCGGCGGGAAGTTCGACAATACGAACACCGACGGGAAGAACGCCTACAAGGTGTCCGGCGGCCTCCACGGCGTGGGCGTGTCCTGTGTGAATGCGCTGTCCTCCAAGCTCTGGCTGACGGTCTGGAAGGACGGCCAGGAATACGCCATGACCTTCTCCCAGGGCAAGGCGGACGCCCCCCTGCGGAAGGTCGGCCCCACGGCCCGGCGCGGCACCCGCGTGAAGTTCCAGCCTGATCCGGAAGTGTTCAACAATGTCCTCGAGTTCAGCTTCGAGACCCTGAGCCAGCGCCTCCGCGAGCTGAGCTACCTGAACCAGGGCGTCCACATCCGCATCACGGACGAGCGCACCGGCGACACCCACGACTTCGTCAATGCCGGCGGCATCGGCGCCTTCGTGGAACACCTGAACCGCAACAAGGTGGTCCTCCACAAGCCCCCGATCTTCATCAAGGACGAGAAGCAGGACACCACCGTCGAGGTGGCGCTCCAGTGGAACGACTCCTACCAGGAGACGCTGTACTGCTTCACGAACAACATCCGCAACCGCGACGGTGGTGCCCACCTGGAGGGCTTCCGGGCCGCCATGACGCGCGTCATCAACGCCTATGCGGAAAAGAACAACCTGCTGAAGAGCGCCAAGGTGAGCCTTTCCGGCGAGGACGTCCGCGAGGGCCTGACGGCAGTCGTCAGCGCCAAGGTCCCTGACCCCAAATTTTCCAGCCAGACCAAGGACCGCCTCGTCTCCAGCGAGGTGAAGGGCATCGTCCAGACCATCGTCTACGAGAAGCTCTCGAGCTTCTTCGAGGAGAACCCCCGGGAGGCCAAGGCCATCCTGGAGAAGGCCATCGAGGCCGCCCGGGCCCGCGAGGCGGCCCGCAAGGCCCGCGAGTTGACCCGCCGCAAGGGGGCCCTGGACGGCGGTGGCCTGCCTGGCAAGCTGGCGGACTGCCAGGAGAAGGATCCCGCCCTCAGCGAGATCTTCCTGGTGGAGGGCGACTCCGCCGGCGGCAGCGCCAAGCAGGGCCGGCATCGCGCCACCCAGGCCATCCTGCCCCTCAAGGGCAAGGTCCTGAACGTGGAGAAGGCCCGGTTCGACAAGATCCTCAGCCACAACGAACTCCGGGTGCTCATCCAGGCCCTGGGCACGGGCATCGGCAAGGAGGAGTTCAAGGTCGAGAACCTCCGCTACCACAAGATCGTGCTCATGACCGACGCCGACGTGGACGGCTCCCACATCCGCACCCTGCTGCTGACCTTCTTCTACCGGCAGATGCCCGAGCTCGTGGAGCGCGGCCACCTCTACATCGCCCAGCCCCCCCTCTACAAGGTGAAGAAGGGCAAGACGGAGAAGTACCTCAAGGACGAGCGGGCCCTGGAGGAGTTCCTGTTCCAGAAGGCCCTGGACGGCTGGAGCCTCACCCTGCCGGACGGCAGCGAGCACAAGGGCGCCACCCTGGTTCGCGAGATGAAGAAGTGGGGTGAGGTCCAGCAGCTCTACGGCAAGCTCAACCGCCGCGGCTATGCCCGTCCCATCGTGGACGCCCTCCTGGCCGAGGGCCTGCTGGATGCGGATCGGTTCGCCAACCGGGAAGCCCTCGAGCAGCTCTCCGCCGCCATCACCCGGCAGAAGCTCGGCACCTGCGAGATCGAGACCACGGAGGCCGTCGAACTGCCGGCCGAGGGCGAGGATCCGGCCATCACCATCCCCGCCAGCTACCGTCTGCGGGTGGTGCGCATGCACCTGAGCCGTCCCATCACGCTCTGGATCGACGACCAGGTGGCCCACTGGGGCGAGTTCCGCCGCCTGGCCGCCCTCCAGGTCGAGCTGGCCGCCTTCCACGGGGGCGAGCTGCGGCTGCGCCGCCTGAAGGACATCAAGGAGCCCGCCAAGGACAAGGAAGAGGAGGCCGAGGAGGGCCCCACCAAGCTCGGCAAGGAGCAGGTCTTCTCGGACCCGGAAGCCATGCTGGCCATGGTTCTGGACGAAGGCAAGCGGGGCCTGGGCATCCAGCGCTACAAGGGCCTGGGCGAGATGAACCCCGAGCAGCTCTGGGAGACCACCATGGATCCCGAGCGCCGCACCCTGCTGCAGGTCCGGGTGGACGACGCCGTGGAAGCGGACGAGATCTTCACCATCCTCATGGGCGATGCCGTGGAACCCCGGCGCCGCTTCATCGAGACCAACGCCCTCCTGGCGGAGAACATCGACATCTAAGCCGTTGTTTTTCAGGCCTGTCGAGCAGCGTTCCACGTAGAACACCGAAGGACACATGAACCAGAACCGAATCGAGCCGCTGGAAATCGAAAAGGAAATGCGGAAGTCCTACCTGGACTACGCCATGAGCGTCATCGTGGGCCGGGCCCTGCCCGACGTCCGCGACGGCCTGAAGCCCGTCCACCGGCGCGTGCTCTTCGCCATGAAGGAGGCCGGGAACGACTGGAACCGGGCCTACAAGAAGTCCGCCCGCACCGTCGGCGACGTGATGGGTAAGTACCATCCGCACGGCGACTCGGCCATCTACGACACCCTGGTGCGCATGGCCCAGCCCTTCTCCATGCGCCACGTGCTGGTGGATGGCCAGGGCAACTTCGGCTCCATCGACGGCGACTCCGCGGCGGCCATGCGCTACACCGAGGCCCGCCTCTCCCGGCTCGCGGCGGAATTGATGGGCGACATCGACCAGGACACGGTGGATTTCGGGCCCAACTACGACGGCAGCATGGAGGAGCCCCTCGTCCTGCCCTCCCGGTTCCCCAACCTGCTGGTGAACGGCTCCCAGGGCATTGCCGTGGGCATGGCCACCAGCATCCCTCCCCACAACCTGCGGGAGTGCTGTGGCGCCCTGGTGGACCTCATCGACAATCCGGCCCTGGGCATGGATGGGTTGATGGCCCACATCAAGGGCCCCGACTTCCCGGGCGGCGGCATGATGCTGGGGACGGAGGGCGTGCTGGATGCCTACCGCACCGGCCGCGGGCGCTGTGTGGTCCGTGCCAAGTCCCACGTGGAGCAGATCCGGCGGGCAGGGGACCGGGAGCAGATCGTCTTCACCGAGCTGCCCTACCAGGTGAACAAGTCCACCCTGATCGAGAAGATCGCCGAGCTGGTCCGCGACAAGAAGATCGACGGCATCAGCGACCTGCGGGACGAGTCCGACCGCGAGGGCATCCGCCTGGTGGTGGAGCTCAAGAAGAACGAGCCCAGCGACATCGTCCTGAACCAGCTCTACCAGCAGACCCAGCTCCAGAACAGCTTCCCCATCACCATGCTGGCCATCGTGAACGGCCAGCCCCGCGTCTGCACGCTTCGCGAGATCCTGCAGGAGTTCATCGGCTTCCGCCGCGAGGTGGTCACCCGCCGCACCCTGTTCCAGCTGCGGAAGGCCGAGGAGCGCCACCACGTCCTCATGGGCCTCAAGATCGCCCTGGATCACCTGGACGCGGTCATCAAGCTCATCCGCGCCGCCAAGAGCCCCGAAGAAGCCAAGGCCGGCCTCATGGCGGGCGCCTTCGCCACCGCCGCGGCGCTCAAGAAGGATCCCAGCCTCTGCCTGTCGGCCGTGCAGGCCCAGGCCATCCTGGACATGCGGCTCCAACGCCTCACCGGTCTGGAGCGGGAGAAGATCCTCGACGAACTGGCCGAGCTCGAAAAGACCATCGCCAAGCTCAAGGCCATCCTGGCCGACGAGAGCCTGCTTCTGAAGGTGATCAAGGAAGAGCTGCAGCAGGTGGCCGACCAGTTCGGCAACGACCGCCGCACGGAAATCACCGGGTATTCCGGGGAGATCCGGATGGAGGACGTGGTTCCGGACGACCCCATGGTCGTCACCATGTCCAAGGCCGGCTACATCAAGCGCACGGACCTCAACGCCTACCGCCGTCAGCGCCGGGGCGGGAAGGGCAAGGTGGGCATGAAGACCAAGGACGAGGATTTCGTCGAGCAGCTCTTCATGACCAAGGCCCACGACACCCTCATGGCCTTCACCGACAAGGGCATTGTCTATGCCCTCAAGGTTTACGACCTGCCCGAGGCGGCCGCCTCCACGCGCGGCAAGCACATCCGCAACCTCATCTCCCTGAAGGACGGGGAGAACGTGGTGACCCTCATGGCCCTGCGGGACTTCCCCGAGGGCGAATACCTGGTCTTCGCCACCAGCGACGGCACGGTGAAGAAGTCCAGCCTGGCGGCCTACGCCAACATCCGGGCCAACGGCCTCATCGCCCTCAACATCGATGACGACAACCGCCTGGTGACGGTGCGGCGGTCCACGGGCACCCAGCAGATCGTCCTGGCCACGGCCCAGGGCAAGGCCATCCGCTTCCCCGAGGAGGACGTTCGGGCCACCGGCCGCGCCACCACCGGCGTCCGGGGCATGAAGCTGGCGTCCAAGGACCACATCGTGGATATGGAAGTTGCCGACCCCCTGCCGGACCTGCCGGAGGGCGTGGAGCCCGACGAGAGCACCGAGGACCACGGCATGCTGCTGACGGTTTGCGAAAAGGGCTACGGCAAGCGCAGCCTCCTCCAGGACTACCGGCTCCAGGGCCGGGGCGGCACGGGCGTCATCAACATCCGGGCCGGGGTCCGCAACGGCCAGGTGGTGGGCTTCAAGCTGGTCAAGCCCGGGGAAGGGTGCCTCCTCATCAGCCAGGAGGGCATGGTCATCCGCTTCCTCATCGACGAGGTCCGCAAGACGGGTCGCAACGCCCAGGGCGTCGGCCTCCTCAAGCTGGCCAGCGCCGAGGACCGCGTGGTGGGTCTGGCCAAGATCGATGCCAGCGCCATGGCCCTGGACGAGGAGGACGAGCTGACCGAGGCCGAGCTGGCCCACCCGGGTCCCGACGAGGGTGGCGAGCAGCCCAAGCTGTTGTAGCCGACGGTCCTTTCGTCTAACGCAAAGCGGTGCGGACCTGTCCGCGCCGCTTTGCGTTAGAGGTAGGGCGCCCAGTCCCCATCCCGGATCTCCACCGCTTCCCGCTCCAGCCGGGGGAGGCGTTCCACATGGAACACATAGGCCCAGGCGTGGTACCTTTGGCCCCCCTCCAGGACCACGGGCAGGATCTCCCGGGTGAAGAGCCCCTCCTCCACGCCCTCCAGGGGGTCGAGGTCCGCCAGGGCGGAATCGAGGTCGGCGAGG contains these protein-coding regions:
- the gyrA gene encoding DNA gyrase subunit A encodes the protein MNQNRIEPLEIEKEMRKSYLDYAMSVIVGRALPDVRDGLKPVHRRVLFAMKEAGNDWNRAYKKSARTVGDVMGKYHPHGDSAIYDTLVRMAQPFSMRHVLVDGQGNFGSIDGDSAAAMRYTEARLSRLAAELMGDIDQDTVDFGPNYDGSMEEPLVLPSRFPNLLVNGSQGIAVGMATSIPPHNLRECCGALVDLIDNPALGMDGLMAHIKGPDFPGGGMMLGTEGVLDAYRTGRGRCVVRAKSHVEQIRRAGDREQIVFTELPYQVNKSTLIEKIAELVRDKKIDGISDLRDESDREGIRLVVELKKNEPSDIVLNQLYQQTQLQNSFPITMLAIVNGQPRVCTLREILQEFIGFRREVVTRRTLFQLRKAEERHHVLMGLKIALDHLDAVIKLIRAAKSPEEAKAGLMAGAFATAAALKKDPSLCLSAVQAQAILDMRLQRLTGLEREKILDELAELEKTIAKLKAILADESLLLKVIKEELQQVADQFGNDRRTEITGYSGEIRMEDVVPDDPMVVTMSKAGYIKRTDLNAYRRQRRGGKGKVGMKTKDEDFVEQLFMTKAHDTLMAFTDKGIVYALKVYDLPEAAASTRGKHIRNLISLKDGENVVTLMALRDFPEGEYLVFATSDGTVKKSSLAAYANIRANGLIALNIDDDNRLVTVRRSTGTQQIVLATAQGKAIRFPEEDVRATGRATTGVRGMKLASKDHIVDMEVADPLPDLPEGVEPDESTEDHGMLLTVCEKGYGKRSLLQDYRLQGRGGTGVINIRAGVRNGQVVGFKLVKPGEGCLLISQEGMVIRFLIDEVRKTGRNAQGVGLLKLASAEDRVVGLAKIDASAMALDEEDELTEAELAHPGPDEGGEQPKLL
- the dnaA gene encoding chromosomal replication initiator protein DnaA: MRSADPTALWDTIRLGLSKQLPEASFKEWIAPCEPLKVADGALWIQVPSAAAKLWIEQQLPEEFNDALAQGGLADLRLEFHINGAPALEPKAPPKKAATTASAGPVETSVSFPHLFNRYTLDRFVVGPGSQLAFAAARAVVDSFGKAATPLSMNPLFIYGGAGLGKTHLMVGIGKGLLERDPKLRVVYLKVDNFFNELTVAIRAKNTEPMRKKYQQNDVLLLDDVQTLGKMERTQEEIFHILEHLLQHGKQIVITSDKPPQRLEGCHERLITRFKWGLTADIQPPDFETRIAILKKKLEDVDFRHVPTIPEDVLTFIAHKAKGSVRDLEGFLTRVIFQASLIGVPPSLEVAHAAFQGQSGEEPTAPVHPDRIYRMTAETFNVSFVDLMKKRSRQQAILLPRQVAMYLAREIASLPFADIGRAFNMHHSTVMNAIDSVRDRMKRDPEFHKMVQALLNSIH
- the gyrB gene encoding DNA topoisomerase (ATP-hydrolyzing) subunit B, with the protein product MSEEVLSARVHTPLETDSYTADNITVLRDLEAVRKRPGMYIGDTDDGSGLHHMVYEVVDNSVDEALAGFCKRVDVILHGDGSCTVEDDGRGIPVDIHKEEGRSAAEVIMTVLHAGGKFDNTNTDGKNAYKVSGGLHGVGVSCVNALSSKLWLTVWKDGQEYAMTFSQGKADAPLRKVGPTARRGTRVKFQPDPEVFNNVLEFSFETLSQRLRELSYLNQGVHIRITDERTGDTHDFVNAGGIGAFVEHLNRNKVVLHKPPIFIKDEKQDTTVEVALQWNDSYQETLYCFTNNIRNRDGGAHLEGFRAAMTRVINAYAEKNNLLKSAKVSLSGEDVREGLTAVVSAKVPDPKFSSQTKDRLVSSEVKGIVQTIVYEKLSSFFEENPREAKAILEKAIEAARAREAARKARELTRRKGALDGGGLPGKLADCQEKDPALSEIFLVEGDSAGGSAKQGRHRATQAILPLKGKVLNVEKARFDKILSHNELRVLIQALGTGIGKEEFKVENLRYHKIVLMTDADVDGSHIRTLLLTFFYRQMPELVERGHLYIAQPPLYKVKKGKTEKYLKDERALEEFLFQKALDGWSLTLPDGSEHKGATLVREMKKWGEVQQLYGKLNRRGYARPIVDALLAEGLLDADRFANREALEQLSAAITRQKLGTCEIETTEAVELPAEGEDPAITIPASYRLRVVRMHLSRPITLWIDDQVAHWGEFRRLAALQVELAAFHGGELRLRRLKDIKEPAKDKEEEAEEGPTKLGKEQVFSDPEAMLAMVLDEGKRGLGIQRYKGLGEMNPEQLWETTMDPERRTLLQVRVDDAVEADEIFTILMGDAVEPRRRFIETNALLAENIDI
- the dnaN gene encoding DNA polymerase III subunit beta, producing the protein MNLQLQVSKDRLDRTLGLLKHALDRRVTLPILQHILVDVRPKEVVLKATDMELAFEATVPGEGQGEWTMAVPGKKFIETVRVFPEGILSLECPDAGGRLWLRAKGMNSEHNIQPGEGFPELPAPSKELPVVKIPVLRFKRAIQLGSIAVSKDATKPTLSAVLVHLSKHHVRVVSTDGFRLAVAEVPCDTKLKDEVRLIVPKRALDLIPTLLGDEGEVELCWDGTTLFLDQPGLKFSTRLVTGNYPAYEKVLPAELPKRVIMDREVFLRTLRFVGLKKDDYNKNVRLFYEFPNLRTVFQHPDEGVNQATLPFTGEEHPFELAFNIDYLTELLERLPGEEVVYQFKDEVGQGVFMSPSLEDFSFRYVLMPVRFANSATA